A region of the Microcystis aeruginosa FD4 genome:
GAGCATTTTGGCTTCCGCATCGCTGGAGAGCGGAAAAATTATTATTCGCAAACTGGCGAATCGGCCCTAATTTTCTGGCGCAACGATCTACAAACGGCCGCTTTTCGGGAACAATTAAACAAGTGGCGACAAGAGATCCTCTCAAGACTGGCGCGGGGGCGCTCTGCCGCCTGCTGGGGTGTTTTCGCTTCAATGAGTGCAATCCGCAACCCTGAAGACTGTAACGCGCAGGCTAGCACCAGACCCACAATGCTACCACCGACAATGACCACATCGTAGATGAGATCATTGTCGGCATCATGGGCAGCTAGAGGATTAATGGCACTCATGGTCGTACAAGCCTATCACCCGTTTGCGTAGACAACACCTCGCTCATCGGGACATTGGCACGCGCCGCCCGAAACATCCCAAAGCGACACAGCCCAGCGCCAAAGGCTAACCGCATTAAGAGAAATGTCGGCACTTCTCGCAATGATTTAATCAACCCGATCACGCCAAACCGAATAATTCCCTCTGGACGCACTACTCCCTGCCAGATGGAGTCGAGCCACGAGGGTAGGGTTTCCACTGTCCAGTCAGCAGTGGTGACTTCACCCGCAACCAGT
Encoded here:
- a CDS encoding NAD(P)-binding protein; translation: MSAINPLAAHDADNDLIYDVVIVGGSIVGLVLACALQSSGLRIALIEAKTPQQAAERPRASLERISCRHLFNCSRKAAVCRSLRQKIRADSPVCE